The following nucleotide sequence is from Bacillota bacterium.
ACCACCACGAGTGGTGGGATGGCAGCGGTTATCCCGAAGGGCTCTCAGGCAGGAGCATACCCATGGAGTGCCGCATCCTGGCGGTGGTAGACGCCTATGAGGCCATGATCAGCGGGAGGCCCTACAGGCCGGCGGTGACACCGGAGGAAGCCATCCAGGAGCTCGAGGACAAGGCCGGATCCCAGTTCGACCCCGCCATAGTCCAGTGCCTGGTAGAGATCATATCCGGCCAGTGGTAAAAGGCAGGGCTGCCCCAGGCACCAGGGTTTCTACCCAAGACCCGCCCAGGATAGCCCCTTTTCGTTCTTACCGCCGGAGCCATCCCTCGCTGAGGCCCGCGGATCCTCTCCGCAGGCCTCTCGCGTGGGCCATCAACCGTTAGCCGAGGGGTTCTATGCAGCGAACGAACCGGCCGAAGATGAACCCCACCACGCCTCCGAGCCCTGGCACCTGGACCTTTCTCCAGGCTCCGACCTCTTGCAGTATGGTCACCTTGTCACCCAGGTTCACCTGGCCTATCACTGGGAACTGCGTACCAGGCCCGCTCCGTACATTCACCCTGTTTGCCGTCACCACTGCCAGGCAGACGAAGTCAACGGGTTTCGGAGGGCAGAAGACCGCCAGGACCACCCTGATCTGGCGAGATACCGCCACACGCACGTCCACGACCAGCACCGCCTGGACATCAACGGGACTGCGAGGACCGTTCTGGAGCTGGCAGGTGACATCCACAACGCTCACAGAGGCGGACGGCTCGAGGTCTGGAGTGACACCTGGGATGTCCACGAAGGTCGAGAAGCTGAACACACCCGACAGCACGTGGGCGGCCTGGGCCTCGCTCTCATAGATAACCTTTATCTCCACCTCGCCCTCTACGACAACCTTGTCGACCAGCGCCTCGACGTTGGTGATCTTCGCGAAGGCCCGGCAGTCAATGACCTGTACAATGCAGGGTTTGTTCTGCGGTTCCGGATTAAGGACCTCCCTGACAATGACCTGGGCTGTCTGCTCGCCGATGACCTCCTCCACCCTGACCAGCTGCTTCGTTACCTCTATGCCCGGGACACCCGTGACGTCGGTGACCACCCGGATGGTCTTCTTCTCCAGCACCCTGGCGGTGACCTTGAGTATCACCGTCTTGGTGATGGTCTCCTTGCGATTATCATCGTCCCGGTCTTCTGCCGTGACCGTAATGTGCTCAACTTCCACGTCCAGATCCACGTCAGCCCCGGGCTCCGCCCCTGGCACATCAATGAAGTCCCTGAAGGGGATATCCTCGGCCAGCACCACAACCTGCTGGGTCTTTGTGGCATACAACACCTTGACGTGCACCATGCCCTGGAAGATCACCTTGTCCCTGATGACCCTGAAGTCCTCAATGTGAACCGTGGCGAAGGTATCGATGAGCTGGACGAAGGGCGGTTTCAAGAGGTCGTCGAGGTTTTCTGTCTCCCTGACGTTGATCTGCTTGGTAGTAACCGCCAGGGTACTCTGTACGTTGAGGATCTCCTTTCTGACCTCGATCCCCTTGGGCCCCGAGACATCAACAGCCACCTTGAGCACGCGCTCCTTGACAACCTTTACTAAGACCTCGACGACCACAGTCACCTGGATCTTCTTGAAGCCGTTCACTTCCTTCCCGGTAAGAACGGCCTCGACATCCTCGATCCTGGCCTTGACAACGATCTTGGCGTCAGCCGTGGCGTCTTCAATGTCCACGAAGTCGGAGAAGGGTATCACGATGTCTGCGACGAATACCGGCTGGTCGTCCCTGGCCGCTTCGTAGATGACCTTGACCTCAACCTCTCCGTCAAATATCACCTTGCCATCCACAACCCGGGTCCTCTTGATCTTCACCGAGGCTACGGTATCGATGATCTGCCGGGCAGGCGGCTTCTTGTGGGCCAGCAGGTCAATGGTACCCCTGGCTATGACCTGCTTGGTAACCTCGCCAATGACTTCATCAAAGGTCAGGTCGGCGGTCTTCACAATGCAGAGGTTCTTGGGTAGCGTCACTATGTATCTCCCCCCTTTCGTTCTTCGATAATATATGCGGCGCCCGTGACTGTTGTCACAGGCGCCGCCAGCTCGTCCCGTCTATACGTCTACGTTACACCGAGACGACTTCCTCCACCTCGGGCACTTCCTTCTTCAAGAGGCGCTCTATACCATGCTTCAGGGTCTGGGTAGCCATGGGACACCCGCCGCAGGCCCCCTTAAGGCGCACCTTCACCAGCCCCCCCTCGACGTCAACCAGCTCCACGTCACCCCCGTCGGCCTGGAGCATGGGCCTTACCTTGGCCAGGGCCTTCTCGACTTCCTCCTTCACCATAACACCCCCTCACATCGAGTTTACAAGTGTCCTGTGTCTTCCTGGGCTGCCGGCGGGCCGTCCAGGCCGCCCCACCCAGAATACAACAATGGCGCCAGATTGTCCAACAGGCCTAGATGTCCACCTCCATCTCAGCCTCCATGGCATCCAGGAAGGACTGGTCATCCGTATAGTGCCTTGCCTGCTCCAGGCAGGTTCTGATAACGCCCTCCCTGTGGCGGTGGTCTACCCGGAAACTCCTGGCCGCGGTGATGAAGTCCTCCCTGGCCAGGTTCTCGGCCCCGCGGTCAAAGGCCACACGCTTGCCCCGGGTCACCAGTTCTTCCAGCTCGGCGCAGGAGAAGTTCTTGGTCCTGGGGACTATCTCCCGGGACAGGAAGTCCCTCACCTCCTCCTCGGGCTCCCCCAGGGGTGCCCTGGGCCGGGTACCTGGCGTCACCCCCAGGTGCACCAGGAGAACCTCCAGCCGGGCCCTCTCCCCAGGGTAGAGGAAGGGGATCTTGTAGTCCAGCCGGCCGGTCCTGAGGAATGCCTCATCTAGGTGCCCTGGTACGTTGGTGGTCCCCACTATCATGGCACCCCGCTCCGGGTTTCCCAGCCACTCCAGGAACTGGGAAAACACCCTCCGGGTCTCCTCCGCCGCCGAGCCTCCCGCCACGGCGCTCCTTTGACCGAAACGGTCGATCTCATCCACGAACACAACTGCGGGGGACATCTTCTCCGCCATGCGAATGGCATTTTTCATGCGCTGGCCCGATTCCCCCAGCCACTTGGAGTAGATGTTCTCAGTGACCAGGTTGATGAAGGGCAGCTGGATCTCCGTGGCCAGTGCAGACGCAAAGAGGCTCTTCCCGTTCCCCGGTGGTCCAAAGAACAGGATGCCCTTGGGGAGTGAGAGGCCGAAGCGCTTCGCCCTGTCCGAATTCTTCATGACATTGATGATGAACTTCCTCACGAAGTCCTTAATGGACTGGTAACCACCTATATCGCTGAACCCGTATACGGGATCCCTTGCCTCTAGGACCCCCGAGCTTTGCACTAGGTCCGACTTCAGTGCCTTCACGGCCCTGAGGTCGAAGCGCTGCCACCGGTGGTAGGATTCCAGGAGTATGCTCTCCATCTGGTGCAGGTTCAGCCCCGCGGTGGCCACCACCAGTTCGCCCATGAGCCCATCCAGTGGGATATCCAGTTCCCTGGAGAGCTCGGATATTATCGAAGCCCTCTCCCGGTCCGAGGAGGGGTCCACCTCCTTGGTGATGACCAGCTCGCGGGTGAAGTCGTCCAGAAGCCTGTCCGTGGCCGCGGTAAGCAGCACAATGGAGGAGCCCCGGGCTATTATCGAGGGGTCGATGGCCCAGGCCCTGAGGGCACTCTGCAGGCCTGTCTCCCACTCCCGGCTCTCGGATAGGTTCTGGATGATGAAGAGGGACCGGGAGGACTTCAGGTAGGGGTCAACCTCCTTGAGCACCGCCCTGAGCTGGGCCAGCTCAACGCCCTCCCGCCCCATGGCCCTGGCGGTCAAGGGCGAGCCCCCCACTCGTTTCCTGTAGGGCTCCGCAACGGGTCCCGATGGCGAAGGAAGCAACCTGGAGAGGCCGTCCCACTGGTCATATAGCAGGACGTTCTCGGCGGCCCTGGTCTCCTCGTTCTCCAGTAGATAGCACTTCAGCTGGTATATGCGCTTGGGGTCAGAGGTTTCAAAGCAGATGACAGGGGAATAGAGCGACTTCCTCTTGAGAAGCGCCTCCCTTATCCAGCCTGTCTCCAGCTCGTAGGCCAAGGGATCCCCTCCTAGCCGCAGGGTGAAGAGAAGCACGTCCAGGCCTCCAGGCCCAGCTCCTCCAGGGCCTGGCGAAGCCC
It contains:
- a CDS encoding SPOCS domain-containing protein; translated protein: MTLPKNLCIVKTADLTFDEVIGEVTKQVIARGTIDLLAHKKPPARQIIDTVASVKIKRTRVVDGKVIFDGEVEVKVIYEAARDDQPVFVADIVIPFSDFVDIEDATADAKIVVKARIEDVEAVLTGKEVNGFKKIQVTVVVEVLVKVVKERVLKVAVDVSGPKGIEVRKEILNVQSTLAVTTKQINVRETENLDDLLKPPFVQLIDTFATVHIEDFRVIRDKVIFQGMVHVKVLYATKTQQVVVLAEDIPFRDFIDVPGAEPGADVDLDVEVEHITVTAEDRDDDNRKETITKTVILKVTARVLEKKTIRVVTDVTGVPGIEVTKQLVRVEEVIGEQTAQVIVREVLNPEPQNKPCIVQVIDCRAFAKITNVEALVDKVVVEGEVEIKVIYESEAQAAHVLSGVFSFSTFVDIPGVTPDLEPSASVSVVDVTCQLQNGPRSPVDVQAVLVVDVRVAVSRQIRVVLAVFCPPKPVDFVCLAVVTANRVNVRSGPGTQFPVIGQVNLGDKVTILQEVGAWRKVQVPGLGGVVGFIFGRFVRCIEPLG
- a CDS encoding NifU family protein, encoding MKEEVEKALAKVRPMLQADGGDVELVDVEGGLVKVRLKGACGGCPMATQTLKHGIERLLKKEVPEVEEVVSV
- a CDS encoding ATP-binding protein, whose translation is MLLFTLRLGGDPLAYELETGWIREALLKRKSLYSPVICFETSDPKRIYQLKCYLLENEETRAAENVLLYDQWDGLSRLLPSPSGPVAEPYRKRVGGSPLTARAMGREGVELAQLRAVLKEVDPYLKSSRSLFIIQNLSESREWETGLQSALRAWAIDPSIIARGSSIVLLTAATDRLLDDFTRELVITKEVDPSSDRERASIISELSRELDIPLDGLMGELVVATAGLNLHQMESILLESYHRWQRFDLRAVKALKSDLVQSSGVLEARDPVYGFSDIGGYQSIKDFVRKFIINVMKNSDRAKRFGLSLPKGILFFGPPGNGKSLFASALATEIQLPFINLVTENIYSKWLGESGQRMKNAIRMAEKMSPAVVFVDEIDRFGQRSAVAGGSAAEETRRVFSQFLEWLGNPERGAMIVGTTNVPGHLDEAFLRTGRLDYKIPFLYPGERARLEVLLVHLGVTPGTRPRAPLGEPEEEVRDFLSREIVPRTKNFSCAELEELVTRGKRVAFDRGAENLAREDFITAARSFRVDHRHREGVIRTCLEQARHYTDDQSFLDAMEAEMEVDI